The region atccccatattattacttaccctcttgctcttttgcaccccagtatcgctacttgcacatcatcatctgcacatatatcactccagtattaatgctaaattgtaattattttcgcctctatggcctatttattgcctacctgcCTACtctcctacatttgcacacactgtacatagatctttctatttttattttcttttgtgttattgactgtacatttgtttatgtgtaactctgtgttgttgtttttgtcacactgctttgctttatcttggccaggtcgcagttgtaaatgagaacttgttctcaactggcctacctggttaaataaaggtgaaataaaacatttaaaaataaacaCAAGTATGCAGAGCTGCAGTGCAGGAAGTGTCACTCTGAAGAGGGCACTGTTTCCTCACAATAATACCGTGTTGGTGAGGGTAAAGCAGGAGGATAGAGGGCCATGAAGCCAGAtggcacaaagaccagggagcacCATTTCCTTACCAGTCCAGCTAAGTCCCAGGTGGTCAGCCACGATGGCCATCCGCAGGTCTGTTCGCTCACAGGGACTCTGAGGACCTGAAGGGCAGAGAACATCTATTAATCAACACTGTTCAGTATCTTTTCTACTGACTGAAATTGGAGTACAGAGGACTCTTTCCTTTTCTGGCCAAGCGTGGAATTTTCCAAATTATATAAATTCATACTGAGTGTTTTGCAGCCTCTCCTCTGGGTTTGATATAGACATGTTTAATCAACAGGTTTACCGTGAATGTGAATTGTATTATTCAATGGGTTGGTTAGGCTGACAACACTTCAGATTTGGTTTCCAGAATGGCAAGAAAAGGCAGACTAGACACAATATGACGGACTACAGTGTGTCATTTGGACACAGATGCTCTGTGAATGTTTGTGAATAtgtatcctcaaagcaggcagtAATTGTCATAAGAACTATACAAACAAAATAAAGTAAAAACATTGGTCAAAAGTGTCATGTACTCGTAGGAGCTCTAGTGGACTCACAGTTCTTAATGGGACTACACAGTACACATGCGGACAACCTTTGTGTTTTTGCTAAGGCTAATTAGCTCAGTGACACAACCTGAACATGAAATAGAATAAACTAGAACTGCTGTTATCAGTAGCCAccctgcacagacagacagatagacagactcaGTAGCCGTCAACAGGAAACTGGCTGTGCCAGTGCACCAGTCACTACTCTGGCATGCTGAGGTCTCTGACAACTAAGGGGttggggggagaaggaggagagtctGACAAGGACAAATACAGTACATAGATGACGATGACAGAATGACGGCTACTATTTTAAGAGAATAAACACGCCACAGGCAATCAATCACAACGACTTCATGCAACTAAGGTTTTAACAAGTGTGAAAGTTTTACAAACTAGGCTTGATCTCCGCGACGGGGGGCGCCCGAGGCCCCGCAACCTGACTGCCCTCCTTCCCACCAGTCCGCCTACTCCTCCTGCTCCTTTCACTGCCGGAGGCCCTGTCGACCTTAGCTCTTACGGACAAGGCCCCGGCCTCAGCTCTCGAGCCTCTACCAGACCTCGACGAGCGGGAGGGCTGAGAGGGGGCCGACAGAGAGGTGCTCCTGGAGGTGCTGTCTTCCTCGGACTGTTCTCCCTGTGTCTTTTTCTCTTCGTCTGACAGGCGGTCGGCCAGCTTTAGCGTCTCCCCGCTAATGCCCTTAAAGTACTCGATGGTGCGTTTACAAACCTCGCTGGCGTTCTCCCTACTCGTCTCACCTGCCGAGCTAACCTGAGATCTGTTTTTAATGGAGAACCTGgagggtaactgtatagctactCTTTCCCTGCTAGACTGAGCTGTTACCTGCACTGATATTGGGGAGCTGGTTGTGCTGCTCTTTTTAATATCTTTGATTGGGATTCTAGACCTGGGCTCTACTTTGGCAATGACAGGCTCTGCTCTTCTCCTGACCTCAGCCTTGACAACCTGTTTGGGTTTTTGCTTCCCTATTGCTGTGGCTTGTGTACGAAAAGACCACCCTGGCGCTTTGACAGGCAGCCTAGACTTTTGCTGCTTCGTCTCAGCTTCCTTGATGGCTTCACTTTCTCTTTGTTCAGCCTGAACACTGCTTTCTTCTACTCTCTCTACAGAGTCACTACAGAACAAAGCTTCAATCCTACTGGCTTTCTGAAGTGTGGGTTCAGAAGACGACTGCAAATTAAACACCACACTGCCACACTGTATATAGTTAGCCTGCACGCTTGAGGACTCaaggttattgttgttattgcagTTCTCTGCAGGGTAATCTCTTCTTTCTGACAGCTTTGGATCTGTGTATCCGCTAGACTGACTCTCCACTGACTGGTTTTCCAAGTTAATGTACTCTGCCATCTGACTTTCTGCCATCTCTGCCTTACATTCTTTGAGATCCCCAGAGTCTTTTTTCACTGTAATGGAGACGGCTATTCCCATCTTAATGGGGGTGCGTAATTTGGGGTCAACTTTAGAGGCCGTAATCGTGCATGAGGATGTGATCTCGGCTACAGTGACACCAGAAGGCGCATCGCTACAGCCAGTGCCAGTCTGTGCAGGGCTGCACTTTGCTGATGTGCTGCTGTCTGTGGCAGTCTCTAccttcaccccttcacccctctccCCTGTTTTTGACTGAGAGGTAACTACCCCCGGActcttaccccctctccccttgtCCCCTGATTTCCCATCAGAGGAATGCTCACCAATCTGGAAAAATTGAAGTCTCTCTTCAACAAAGTCCCGCTTGCTCATGTCAATTGCACCACTGCGCGTCATCTCAAACATCTTCCCCTCGTGGAAGGGGAAAGGGTTAGGCTCGCTAGTCGGTGTGCTCTCATCAGTCGGGGTTCTAGCAGGGGTAGTGTCTGGAGTGGTGGCTTGCGACTTGTCATCCACAGACAAACCGAAAGGCTTGGGATCTTCTTCTTTCGCTTTGGCATCAAAAACTCCTTCTCCCCCTTTGCTTGACCAGGGGTCAAAGTCTAAGCCTTTCGTGGCGACAGTTTTGAAGGTAGAGTTTAACTCCTCTTCGAGTTGATAGCCAAAGAAGTTATCTGCAAAGCCTTGTCTATCGCCCTGTCTATCTGGATGTCTTCCCTCGAGAGTGTAGTCTTTTTCATCTCCAATGTTTTGATCTGAGTTTGCTTTCCCATTATCCCCTCCATCCTCACTTGGTGTTTTCTCCTCCTCTATGACTTCAAGCTTTGATTGACTAAAGGAACGATCACATGTCTTGCCGTCATTGGACAGGCTGGATGTCTTAGGGTCTTGTTCACTCAACCCATCATCCTCATCTTGAAGGTCATAGCCATCGAGAGAGTCTATTTCAGTAGCATCTGTGTCATGAGAGAACTCAGTTGTGGCAATGGAGCAGTCTGTGATTGACTGGTCATTTTGCTCCAAGTCTTCCTCCTCTGCTTTTACAACGCCATTAGTACCTGACTCCTTGTTGTTTCCGTTCCTCTCAGGCTTTTTGGGTTTCAGAcgcttctctccttcctccttctccttcatCTTGAAGGTGTACTTTTTGTTGGGGATGGGATGGAAGATAGACTCATCATCGCTAGAGTTACTGTCATCTGCTCCAGGGGGAACTGGAGACGGAGGCTGAACCCTGATGATGGGCTCTGCAAGGAGGTGCTGATCATGCTCCTCTTGGAGGTtcacctccatcatctctgtcTCAGCCTCTGAGGAGGCACAAGACCCCCTCTTCTCAGGGTCCGAATGCTCAGCCTCTAAAGGCGGAGGTGGGGGAAACTCAATGTAAGCGACTCGTTTCTCTTTGGGTCGTTTCAATGTTTCCTGGTTTCTGTTGGAGGGTTCTGATGAGGCAGGCTTGGTTTTCTGTGGCAGAGACTCCGTGTAGATGAAGGTCTTTCCTTCGTCTTCCTCAGACTCCTCTGCTATTGGACTGGGCATGCTGGGCATATATCCAATCACGGAATCTGTCTTTCTGGAGGCAAGGCTCACCTCCTCAGAGCTTGGTGTCTCAGGAGTAACAGGACTCTTGCCAGAGCTGTCCATGAAAGTTACTTGCTCTAAAGTGTCATCCTCTGGGCTGCCTTGAGGAGATGGGGGCTGTTTTTGTTTGACAGTATAAAATGCTCCCCGTGTCTCGTGCACTGTTCGGCTCTCGTGACTCACTATTTTTTGGTACGTTCCCAGCAGCCCAGTTGTTTCTTTTTCATATTGCTTGCCCACTTGGATGCTTACATAAACTGGCAATGGTTTGATGTCTTTGAAACCCTCAGTGACAACTACAGGGGTTATGTTTTCCAAGTATTCTACTTGGTCGCTATCTATACCATTACATACTACAGTTGACTGACTACTATCATAAGAATCTGAGGATTTTTCTACTGATGAGTCGTTTGTAGATTTGTTGGCTTCAGAGCTGCCATGTAACCGATTTCTAGCTAAAGTAGGTATTTGTGATCCTGCCCTTTCACATAGTTTAACAGAGGTATCTAACTTTAATGATGTGGATTGATGATTCTCTGAGAAACTACATGGCATTCTAACAGGAATTTGCGATTCCGAGTTTTTTTTTAGACTACCGGTACGTACATCACTACTATTTGGGTTTTCTCGAACCACAAGCTCTGTGTAAATAGTTTTCTTGGTTGTCTCTTCTTTACTGGTTATTCCATCTCTAAAGCCCTGCAGTTGTCTTTGTGAATTTCTGTCATTGCCATGCGCATCTTGAACTAACGTGTGAGCTAGTTTTGACACTTGCGGTTTATAGTTTCCATTTCCATGACATTCCCAAGTTTTGAAGGACTTTTTTTCTTCCTGTTCATTTCCGTTTGTGTCGTGTTTAGGAGATGAGCATATATACCTATTAGCACTGGGGCTTGGTCCACTAGATCCTCTAACCTCACTTTCTATAACTTTCCTGGTACTTCCTGGACTGTCTGGTGATTTGGGGATATTTGAGCCAGCAAAGACTTGATACACAGGCAGCGTACTTTCCTGGAGTTTTCTTACTGGGGCATTTGATGTTTGTCCCCATTGTGGACCCTTTTCTTGCTTCTGAGCCTCTTGTTCAAATTTTAGCCTAACAGCGCTGACTTTGGAGcatgacatttgaaatggttTAGAAGCGTCACCTGCATTGCCCTGTGAAGTGCCATCACCTGGTTTTCTATTgtcatcattatactgtagcagcACTCTCCTCTCTGGGCTGCTCGGTAAACTAGCACATTTTCTATCACTAGAGCCAAATCTGTCCCTGAAACGTTCTCTACATTCCTCACCACTGCTCCCATTCTTATAGGTTGATCTTTCAGGACTGCTGTGCGTAGAGCTAGGCCCAGATCGTGTTTCCCTAAAGTCTGACCTGCGGGACTTCTTCTCAGGGGATGAGAGCTCATCATTCAGTTTCTCCGTCTTATCACGAAAAAACTGAGAGACTTCACTAAGCTTTTCCTCTGCTTCCTTAACAGTTCTGTCTACTCTGTCTTCATATATTAGCTTTTCTCTATTCTGGCTCTGTCTGTCATCAGTGACACGCATCCAAACAGAGTGCTTTGGGCTACCAGGTTCGGAGGAATACTGCAATAATGTTAGTTTGTCAAAGTTATCATCTACATTGGCATTTTCACCTGATTTGTCAATGTTTGATGACCTCAAAATATATTCTTGCCTTGATCCACTAGACCGTTCCTGACTATAACTACTCCTATCTGGGGAGTGAAAATGAGACCTGTCCCTCAAATACTCCTCGGTGTCAGAGTGAGAAGAGTCTGGTTTCTCAGAGAGAAGCATTTTGTCTGCAAAGTTGTAGGACTCCCCTCTGAGTTCTGATGATTCATCATCATTATATTCCACTGACTGCTGGCTGAGAAGCTTCAGGGCTTTGTACGAGTCATCTGCCATGAGCTGTGCAGAGCTTGGACGACTGTCGTCTTCCTGTGACATGGGCGTGTTTACTCTGGAAGACTCTAGGTAACAGGGGAGCGATTCTTcaggctcctcctctccctgtcgcGACAGTCCGCTGTTCCCTTGGTAGAAGTACATCTCCTTCTCTGGGGCATTTTTTGTTTCCCGGATGATGACCTCAGTTGGTTCAGTTTTGTTGCCCTTTTCAATGTGAACCTCGATTATTCTTTCAACCTTGGGCTTTGAGTTTATATCCCTCTGCGATGTGTCATCATTGCCGGCCCTGTGCTCAAACAGTCCAGCAAGTTCTCTGGAGGGATCCCTGCCTGACTGGAAAGCTTTCATGATATCATGCACTGACATTGATTCTTCCATCCTCTCGGATGCATTCtctttactctggggtttgtggtacacCATTCGGGTGGTAGTCGTGATGTGGGTCTCTTCCTTCACACGCATGCTCTTGCCCATTGAGTCATCGTCTGGGCTGATTTTCATCTGAAATGATTTTGTTTGGTCCACATTGGATGCATTCAGAACTTTGGGTTCTGCATCAGTGTATCGAACTGCCCTTGTATCCTCCATCATTGGTTGCTTGTTATCTTCAGGAGACTCATAACTCCTAATAACACGAACAACCTCAGTCCTTGTCTCAGTGATTACTGGTGGAATATCCTGGAAAAGTGCCTTGGGTCCCATGCCTTCTGCACTCTGTGGGGCAGAGGGTGTCCTTTCACTCCTCGTCTCAAAGCCACTGTCTGAGAGGGGACTCTTGTCCTGGTCATGTGAGATGTCATCTGGAGATTCTAACATGGCATCAGGCCCAAATAGCACATCTGCTAGTTTACAGAGCTCCTTTTCTGAGGCAGAGGACCGCATGTTTGCGGGTGGCATTTTCAGCTTGTGCTCAGGTTTAAGCATTCGTTtttgtttctcctctccttcccttctaACCTCATCGGATTTATGCTTTGCATCTGCAGTTTTTGAGATAGAGCCACTGTCAATGTCATTTGTCAAGTAGTCTACTACCTTCAATAGATTAAAATCTCTGTCTGGTATAGTCTTAGTTTTGATTTGAGGAACCACTGTCTCATATCTTGGTGGATAACTCCAGTTGCTTGGCTGGGGATCCACTGGTGCTTGTTTAGAGCACTGTGCCTCATCGGTTTTATTCATTTTAATAGCCGTCTTGCTATCCTTGACCGTATCCTTGGTCAGTATCTCACTAACTTTGACCAGGTCCTGTTTGACTTTCTCTACAATTCTGCAAGGCTCCTCGTCCTCTATTTTAGCCTCTTTGGGAGAGTCAGACTGGAAACCTTTGGAGGCTGAACTTGGTTCTGTTTGCAAGATGTTAGACATCCGTATCAAGTCCTCTTTCATTTCTGCCACGTCCTTCAGTATCTCTTGGCTGGAGGACAGCGGGGATGAGGTGGTGGATTTCAGGGCAGTCGGGGGCATAAATAAGGGGGATTTGACAGGTGACAGAGTTCTGGCAAAGGAAGACTGGGCTGAGTTTGTCTCAGCAGGCATAGTTTTTCGAGAGGACGAGAGGGCAGCAGCTGGCGTTGACACTTCAGGGAGCTTTTTAAATTGGGGCTCTGGCAACACATTTATAACCGAATACACTGGGACCGTCATGGTGCCAGATGTGACAGTGGTGGTAGAGTTCGGTGGGGACCTTAGAGTGGCATATAGGGAACTAGAGGCTGAGGATCTTATGGATTGGTAAGATGATGACGCTGAGGAGGACATGGACTTCAGAGTGCCATATCCAGAGGCAGAGCAGGAATTGAAAGTCTTTTCAACCTCGTCAAAGGCTGCATTTACGCTTGTCGTTGCTGCATTGGTGGTTGCCTGTATCCTCTCCTGTAAGCTGCTGGAGAGTAGGGACGTGGGCGAGGAGGAGCGGTACTTTGTAGGGGATACTGTTCCATTGATCAGAGCTGCAGCACTAGGAGGTGTGTTGGATTTAATTGGTGAGGAAAGGGAGGAAAATAGACTTAAGGGGTCTGCATTGGACCGGACAGAGGAGAGGCCAGGAACAGTTTTTATAGGAGAGGACGATGCTGTGGTGCCCACCATGACACCCTTGAATGGCAGAGTTGAACTGTACATGTTCAGTGAGGATTTGGGGGAAGCAGGTGGGCTCATGGCGATTGATGACCTCTCTAGCAGACACCCCACACCAGTGCTGATGGGAGAGGTTCTAGAAGACAATGCTGCCAGTCCCTTGATGGAAACGGGGTCTGGAACGCTTCTGACTGGCGATGACAGGAGACTGGGGGTGACCTGAACTGGGTACTGGGTCTGCTGAACTACAGTCTTAATTGGGGATGAAATTGTCCTGTACGACCTGATGGGGGATGCTACGTCGCTGACTGACTTGATGGAATGGGCCGGTGAGCAGCCTATGTTGGACTTGATGGGGGATGCCGAGGTGATGGACCACACGGACTTCAGTGGAGAGGCATTGGGCGTGTTGGACGATGAACTGGAGTGGGAACCGAACCCAGACTTGGCTTGCTCAGGGACGGAGACAGGAACAGCCGACCACGCCTGATAAGATCTCGTTGAAAAGACAGGTTTGTAAGCGTAGCCAGTAGGCTGTGTTCTCTGCGAGCTCCGATCAGTTGTTTCTTGAATAACCAAACCAAAGATTGAACATAAATTCAACaaaaaataattgaaataataaaacaGGAAAACCAGAGAGAGAAAGTTGGCGTCAGTAGGCCAATATTAATCAAAGCAGTAAGAATAATACAATGGTGAATTTATGCAATGTCAATTACTATCTAAACAAAGGTTGGATGAAAAGTGATTGTTTGAGGTCAATGATCTGTCATAAATAGAAAAGATACAAGATAACACATGATGAAGCATATGAGGCAACGAAATGCTTGAGGTAGCTAACAGTGGAGAAGAAAATATTAGAAATGtaccaagacaacaacaacaaccactctAACCATGTGTGACTTTCGATGTGCTTTGTCTGTTTGCCTTTTTGCTACAGTGCCTTTTATATACTTGGTGCCCTTCATGATCATATGTTTTCAATGCCAAAAATGATCCCACAATCCTTTTGGTAGATTATTGGTGCAATAACTGTCTCAAGGGTTCACTTATTGATTGGTTCACACAAAATGAAAGAAGGCCCTGAACAATCGCAAAGCCCATAAGAGTGAGGTGTTCTTCAAAAGAATGAAAAAGATACAAGAGAATAATTTAATTTGACACAGGGTTCAAAATCTATTTCAAAAATAATAAATTAACATTTGGATGTTGCAATGCCAGTTGTTTTCCCACAAATGTGATGAGACAACAAAAAACAGGAAAATAAATTTCACAAAATGGAGAGGGTCTGCAAAGTATAAGACACAGTAAACCATGCAAGTGTTGTCGTGGATGGATATGAATCATGACGTCTATGATGACAGTATGGAAAGTGCTCATAATTCTACACTATGGATGTATGGATATATCATAAAGGCAATATCTTACACTGCATATGAAGTTGTACAACGTTTCTGAAAGTAAAGATGTTAAACTCACTCGCTGCAGGGTCGGTCAGATAGCTGTAGCGCTTACGCAAAGCTAAGGAGGCAAAGGTATGACGTCGGTCTGGTTTTTCAgtctgcaacaacaaaaacaacaaaatatgtTTTAACATAAAATGTAGATTGGATTTAAAGGCCAAAAAGGTATCTTCCCTTTTTTCACACTACTGCCAGAATTTCTcccattttgtggttttgaaatAAAATCAAGATGATGCATTTAGATTTTCTGAAGTCCATGTTGTTGAGATAGTAGGCACTGTAGGTGATTGTGTTGTAAGTCACCTTCGGCTGATGACTCAAATATCCATGCTTTCCTCTGATTGGATAGATTAAGTGTTACATTGGTGGTGCGATTTAAAGTGTATTTATCTGTCTAATTTTGAAGAAACACATGCAATATGTGATTATTAGATTTGGAGAACTCTGGTGAGATGTCCACAAGCTGACACTGAGAATGCACCTGATCTCTAAAATAAATGATTTAAAGAGGACTCACTCCATTAGTCATGGATGAATGTTCTTTTGAGATCATGAGATGTAATGTAAATGAAGGAAAACACTCTGAGATATAGCTATAAAACATGAAACATTCATGTCATCTTTTGCTGACTAGGTTATGTTGACTTTTCCTCATGCAACGAATAACTCATTGGTCTTGTATAGGTGTGAACAAAACATTGGCAGAAGATGGCTGAAACCACAACTAAGCTAGAGTACTATGCACTACAGCGGGGTTTATCCTCTTCTATCTGCcattccgaaagcactgtatgtcACGCTCTCTGAAAATAGTGTGGAGGGATGGTGTTTCCTACTAGCCTACCTACTGAACACATATGGAAAGAAAGATATGGAAAATAAGCCAGGGTGTGGTACACAAATTGCTCCACTTGGCTTGGGATGAGGACAATAATAATGAAA is a window of Salmo salar chromosome ssa18, Ssal_v3.1, whole genome shotgun sequence DNA encoding:
- the LOC106577144 gene encoding ankyrin-3 isoform X25 encodes the protein MAHAASALKKNRDVDVNAIEDEKEKKRRIKKLASREQKRKSDSNASYLRAARAGNLEKALDYLKSGVEINICNQNGLNALHLASKEGHVEVVAELLKLEANVDAATKKGNTALHIASLAGQTEVVKELVTNGANVNAQSQNGFTPLYMAAQENHIEVVRFLLEHNSSQSMATEDGFTPLAVALQQGHDQVVSLLLENDTKGKVRLPALHIAARKDDTKAAALLLQNDRNADVESKMMVNKTTESGFTPLHIAAHYGNINVATLLLNRGGAVDFMARNDITPLHVASKRGNSNMVKLLLDRGSKIDAKTKDGLTPLHCGARSGHEQVVEILLDRGAPILSKTKNGLSPLHMATQGDHINCVQLLLQNDVPVDDVTNDYLTALHVAAHCGHYKVAKLIVDKKANPNAKALNGFTPLHIACKKNRAKVMELLLKHGASIQAVTESGLTPIHVAAFMGHENIVNSLTHHGASPNTTNVRGETALHMAARAGQADVVRYLLQNGAKVETKAKDDQTALHISSRLGKADIVQQLLQRGASANAATTSGYTPLHLAAREGHEDVAAMLLDQGASLSASTKKGFSPLHVAAKYGKMEVASLLLQKRAAPDAAGKSGLTPLHVAAHYDNQRVALLLLDQGASPHAAAKNGYTPLHIAAKKNQMDIGTTLLEYGADTNAVTRQGISPVHLAAQEGSVDLVSLLLTKNASVNMGNKSGLTPLHLAAQEDKVNVAEVLLNQGADVDPSTKMGYTPLHVACHYGNVKMADFLIQNQARVDDKTKNGYTPLHQAAQQGHTHIINLLLQHGASANQLTVNGSTALSIACRLGYISVVDTLRPVTDENLTSVTATEKHKMNIPETMNEFLDMSDDEAKANAPEILNDDCISDVDEGEDAMTGDTDKYLRPQDLKELGDDSLPQEGYMGFSIGVRSASLRSFSSDRSNTLNRSSYARDSMMIEEILAPTKDTHLAVTRDYDAECLRRYSWTPDTIDHSNTVSSPIHSGFLVSFMVDARGGSMRGSRSNGMRIIIPPRKCTAPTRITCRLAKRHKLAYPPPMVEGEGLVSRLVEVGPAGAQFLGPVIVEIPHFGSMRGKERELIVLRSDNGDTWKEHQYDCHPSDITDILNGMDEELDSNAELEKKRICRIITRDFPQYFAVVSRIKQESNHMGPEGGTLTSLTMPMVQASFPQGALTKKIRVGLQAQPVPDDMVRNLLGNRATFSPIVTVEPRRRKFHKPITMTIPVPPRSAEGHPIGPRGDSTPCLRLLCSITGGTSPAQWEDITGTTPLSFVTDCVSFTTNVSARFWLADCHQIPETVGLASQLYRELICVPYLAKFVVFAKMNDPVESRLRCFCMTDDKVDKTLEQQENFEEVARSKDIEVLEGKPIHVDCYGNLSPLIKSGQQLIFNFFSFKENRLPFNVKVRDMGQEPCGRLSFLKEPKTTKGLPQTAICNLNITLPTHKKTEKPDRRHTFASLALRKRYSYLTDPAAKTTDRSSQRTQPTGYAYKPVFSTRSYQAWSAVPVSVPEQAKSGFGSHSSSSSNTPNASPLKSVWSITSASPIKSNIGCSPAHSIKSVSDVASPIRSYRTISSPIKTVVQQTQYPVQVTPSLLSSPVRSVPDPVSIKGLAALSSRTSPISTGVGCLLERSSIAMSPPASPKSSLNMYSSTLPFKGVMVGTTASSSPIKTVPGLSSVRSNADPLSLFSSLSSPIKSNTPPSAAALINGTVSPTKYRSSSPTSLLSSSLQERIQATTNAATTSVNAAFDEVEKTFNSCSASGYGTLKSMSSSASSSYQSIRSSASSSLYATLRSPPNSTTTVTSGTMTVPVYSVINVLPEPQFKKLPEVSTPAAALSSSRKTMPAETNSAQSSFARTLSPVKSPLFMPPTALKSTTSSPLSSSQEILKDVAEMKEDLIRMSNILQTEPSSASKGFQSDSPKEAKIEDEEPCRIVEKVKQDLVKVSEILTKDTVKDSKTAIKMNKTDEAQCSKQAPVDPQPSNWSYPPRYETVVPQIKTKTIPDRDFNLLKVVDYLTNDIDSGSISKTADAKHKSDEVRREGEEKQKRMLKPEHKLKMPPANMRSSASEKELCKLADVLFGPDAMLESPDDISHDQDKSPLSDSGFETRSERTPSAPQSAEGMGPKALFQDIPPVITETRTEVVRVIRSYESPEDNKQPMMEDTRAVRYTDAEPKVLNASNVDQTKSFQMKISPDDDSMGKSMRVKEETHITTTTRMVYHKPQSKENASERMEESMSVHDIMKAFQSGRDPSRELAGLFEHRAGNDDTSQRDINSKPKVERIIEVHIEKGNKTEPTEVIIRETKNAPEKEMYFYQGNSGLSRQGEEEPEESLPCYLESSRVNTPMSQEDDSRPSSAQLMADDSYKALKLLSQQSVEYNDDESSELRGESYNFADKMLLSEKPDSSHSDTEEYLRDRSHFHSPDRSSYSQERSSGSRQEYILRSSNIDKSGENANVDDNFDKLTLLQYSSEPGSPKHSVWMRVTDDRQSQNREKLIYEDRVDRTVKEAEEKLSEVSQFFRDKTEKLNDELSSPEKKSRRSDFRETRSGPSSTHSSPERSTYKNGSSGEECRERFRDRFGSSDRKCASLPSSPERRVLLQYNDDNRKPGDGTSQGNAGDASKPFQMSCSKVSAVRLKFEQEAQKQEKGPQWGQTSNAPVRKLQESTLPVYQVFAGSNIPKSPDSPGSTRKVIESEVRGSSGPSPSANRYICSSPKHDTNGNEQEEKKSFKTWECHGNGNYKPQVSKLAHTLVQDAHGNDRNSQRQLQGFRDGITSKEETTKKTIYTELVVRENPNSSDVRTGSLKKNSESQIPVRMPCSFSENHQSTSLKLDTSVKLCERAGSQIPTLARNRLHGSSEANKSTNDSSVEKSSDSYDSSQSTVVCNGIDSDQVEYLENITPVVVTEGFKDIKPLPVYVSIQVGKQYEKETTGLLGTYQKIVSHESRTVHETRGAFYTVKQKQPPSPQGSPEDDTLEQVTFMDSSGKSPVTPETPSSEEVSLASRKTDSVIGYMPSMPSPIAEESEEDEGKTFIYTESLPQKTKPASSEPSNRNQETLKRPKEKRVAYIEFPPPPPLEAEHSDPEKRGSCASSEAETEMMEVNLQEEHDQHLLAEPIIRVQPPSPVPPGADDSNSSDDESIFHPIPNKKYTFKMKEKEEGEKRLKPKKPERNGNNKESGTNGVVKAEEEDLEQNDQSITDCSIATTEFSHDTDATEIDSLDGYDLQDEDDGLSEQDPKTSSLSNDGKTCDRSFSQSKLEVIEEEKTPSEDGGDNGKANSDQNIGDEKDYTLEGRHPDRQGDRQGFADNFFGYQLEEELNSTFKTVATKGLDFDPWSSKGGEGVFDAKAKEEDPKPFGLSVDDKSQATTPDTTPARTPTDESTPTSEPNPFPFHEGKMFEMTRSGAIDMSKRDFVEERLQFFQIGEHSSDGKSGDKGRGGKSPGVVTSQSKTGERGEGVKVETATDSSTSAKCSPAQTGTGCSDAPSGVTVAEITSSCTITASKVDPKLRTPIKMGIAVSITVKKDSGDLKECKAEMAESQMAEYINLENQSVESQSSGYTDPKLSERRDYPAENCNNNNNLESSSVQANYIQCGSVVFNLQSSSEPTLQKASRIEALFCSDSVERVEESSVQAEQRESEAIKEAETKQQKSRLPVKAPGWSFRTQATAIGKQKPKQVVKAEVRRRAEPVIAKVEPRSRIPIKDIKKSSTTSSPISVQVTAQSSRERVAIQLPSRFSIKNRSQVSSAGETSRENASEVCKRTIEYFKGISGETLKLADRLSDEEKKTQGEQSEEDSTSRSTSLSAPSQPSRSSRSGRGSRAEAGALSVRAKVDRASGSERSRRSRRTGGKEGSQVAGPRAPPVAEIKPSPQSPCERTDLRMAIVADHLGLSWTELAREMDFSVDEINHIRVENPNSLTAQSFMLLKKWVSRDGKNATTDALTGVLTKVNRMDIVTLLEGPIFDYGNISGTRSFADDNAVYLDQADDYHSILAELQSPVQLHSDPPFTELHSEPPTLTIDPTPVQLHPHPPTLILTQSEPWNDHMEPSVDPDTSTRTTLRPWELSLSIHTLHLDPTAATNTGMAEGDQVLMVQVEEEKKEVDISLQHQEDSRQTGASAVVAEGEAEEEAEEVVKGGGEEGVEVGEMAEEGDKVVEAKIGAKVVEGGKVAEEGAKVRVEGGKVEWAKVRVEGAKAVENGAEVVEEGGAYLSPQAWAEALGEQGVSGSTEEEDGDEDEKTEDKLKSLLEDIHLEEGSEEEDEEMTEARVQEIVSQVQQAEKDVCSLPGWHSDTSSVNVEPPTPGRSVSSDLLDRQENSQENSSDSITSSSRGEPARSRHNGDNTELPPQDGSLPVSQDSANGRTGRGKEEGTLVSERKVQQHFSESGSDEERTVTTRVFRRRVILKGEQAKNIPGESVTEEQFTDEDGNIITRKVIRKVIRRVSTPTPDDQGGDRGSWDRGDPWPCPFLLEEELEQGDGAKSRKEERSGEKKLQS